GTGAAACGGTAGAACAGATTCGGAGATGATTGAACCCTCGTCCATCAGATTCACAGCACCTTCGATGGCATGTTCCAACTCACGAACATTTCCGGGCCAAGCATATGCCAGGAATTTTTGCAGTAGTGCAGCATCGACGCCCTTGACGTCCAAATGAAAAAGCTGGTTGTACTTCTGAATAAAGTGCTCAACCAATATCGGAATGTCGCTCCTACGTTCGCGTAGCGGCGGTAGGAATAGTGTCACGACGCCCAGCCGGTAATACACGTCTTTGCGCAGACGGTTGGCGGCGATGGCATCAATCGGATCCTCGTTGATTGTGGCAATAACCCGGACATTGACAGATTTATCTTTGGTGGCGCCAACTCGTCTGACCAACTTGTCCTGCAATACGCGCAGCAGTTTTGCCTGAAGACTTGGACTGAGTGCATTCAGTTCGTCGAGCAAGAGAGTTCCACCGTCTGCTTGCTCAATCAGTCCAGGCCTATCAATGGCGCCGGTGAACGCTCCACGGACAGTTCCAAAGAGGAGTCCCTCAATGAGACTCTCCGGTAGGGCTGCGCAGTTCTGCGAAATGAATGGCCCGCTTGCATAAGGGCTCGCCTGGTGAATACTCTGCGCAATGAGTTCCTTTCCCGTTCCAGTTTCGCCGACAATCAACACAGAAGACATCGTTCTCGCAGTTCGCCTCGCGTGTTCAAGGACTTCGAGAAAGCTTGGATGGCGCCCAATGATACGTTCAAACGTAAACTGAAGCGGTCTTGGCAGACTGCTTTGCAGTACTTGCTCCATGCTTGTAACATCATGGGCAATCTCAACAGCGCCGAACACCTTTCCGTCCTGAATGAGGGGGAAGGTGTCATTTACAGATGTAATGGCGCGACCTGTATTGTTGAAATAGGTCTGCCGAACGTTTTGCACGGACTTTCCTTCGCGAAGGGCTCGGAGCAGCGTACTGTCTTCGTTTTCAGAGAAACGAAACACGTCCGAAATTGGCAGGTAGAGCACATCTTTGGGATTCATGGCTTCGAGCTCCGCCATCTTCCGGTTATAGACCTGCGTGATGCCATCAGCGTCAATTGCATGAATGCCCTCGTCGATATGGCTGAGAATAAACGTGTAAACCACATTCCAGAACCCCGGGGAATGCACGGGCGGGGTCAATGGTCGCTGTGGGTTCGATGTCATCCTAAATCACCCTCTGTGCTTTTAGACGAATATGTTGACGTAGGCTGCGCTTTGCGTTGATGGCGACAAAGACATGGATAGTTACATTGTCAGCAGTGTCACATTGCTGCAAGTTTCACCCAGTATAAATCGTCATTTCCTCAAGTGTCATCTTGAGTGTACACGTTTGCTTGACAGGTGCAACAAAAACTTGCACTTAAAGCGCCAGTATTTTTTGCTGATGCATGTTTTTGCATCGCCAGCCCTCAGAAGAATCGACGTTCGTATGGGATGTGTGGACTGTCGGCGACGATGGCATGAAAATTGCGTGTACCTATAAAGCGAAGAGTTGCGAACTTGACGAAAGCATGGAGGGGTCAGGCATGACACAAACAGCGTCAATGATTGAACTGGAAGCGCAATACGGGGCGCACAATTATCATCCACTACCGATTGTCCTTGTCAAAGGTGAGGGCGTCTGGGTTGAGGACCCAGACGGAAATCGCTATATGGATATGCTCAGCGCATACTCAGCGCTCAATCAGGGACACCGGCATCCGAAAATTATCGAAGCCCTTGTCCGCCAAGCCGAGCGCATTACGCTCACTTCGAGGGCATTTCACAACGACAAACTCGGCCCGTTCTACGAGAAACTGGCAGAGATCACGCAAAAGGACATGATTTTGCCCATGAATACGGGCGCAGAGGCTGTTGAAACTGCCATTAAAGCAATTCGCAGATGGGCGTACGACATCAAAGGTGTCCCTGCGAATCAGGCCGAAATCATTATCGCGAGTGGAAACTTCCACGGTCGCACGACGACCATTATTTCTTTTTCTTCAGACCCAGAGTACCAGCGTGGTTTTGGCCCCCTCACACCAGGATTTCGCATCATTCCTTACGGGGACATCGAGGCACTCCGCGGTGCCATCTCGCAAAATACAGCCGCATTCCTGGTCGAACCAATCCAAGGAGAAGCAGGCATCAATATTCCGCCGCAGGGCTTCTTGAGAGCCGCCTATGACCTGTGTAAGGAAAATGAAGTGCTGTTTGTAGCCGATGAGATTCAGACTGGGCTTGGGCGCACGGGAAAGATGTTCGCTTGCGACTGGGAATCAATAGTTCCGGACATGTACATCATTGGTAAGGCGCTCGGCGGTGGTGTCATCCCGGTTTCCGCAGTTGCTGCAGACCATGACATCCTCGGGGTGTTTGAACCGGGATCGCACGGCTCGACGTTTGGCGGCAATCCGCTTGGCTGTGCGGTTGCGCTTGCAGCACTCGAGGTGATAGAGGACGAGCGGCTGCCTGAGCGCTCGAATGAACTTGGCAACTACTTTCTTGGTAAGCTGAAAAGCTTGTCCAACCCCGAGATTAAAGAAGTCCGTGGACGCGGACTGTTTATTGGCATTGAACTCACAACCAAAGCGCGTCCGTATTGCGAGCGACTCAAGGAAGAAGGTATTTTAGCAAAGGAAACGCATGAGAACACGATTCGCTTTGCGCCGCCGCTCACTATCGAGAAGGAAGAATTGGACTGGGCGTTTGAGCGTATAGCAAAAGTGCTGGGCTAAATCGCCAAATCGCCAAATCGCCAAATCGCCAAATTACGAAAGTCAGATGACGGTTACTCTATCGCCTACGTATCGCCTGGGCCGTGGATGTTCGGGCGATACATATCGGCGGCTCCGATTCTTCGCTACACCCAGAATGGGCCGTCACAGGTCACGGACTCGCTATTTCGGGAGAGACGCTCAAAAAAGGTTTAAACGAACTTGCGCAGCACTTTGATACCTTGGCCATCCCGCGAGGTCGTGGAGATGTGCACTGATGTGTGCGTCGCATTTGACTATGGTAAATATGATTCGAGTTCTTCCAACTCCGCCGCATACTTCTCCCACAAGGTGAGTTGTTCAGCGTGCATCTGGTTCAACGCGTCAAGTTCCTTCTGTAAAGCCAGGGTTAAGTCGACATTTTGGTTGACCGCGGCTTCCGTCATTTCTTCGCCGAGTTGATTGAGACGCGTTTCAATGTCCTCAATTTTCTCCTCGACAAGTGTAACCCGGTCCCGGGCCTTGCGTAGGTCTGCCGAGCGAACGTGACGCGTCTCGGCTGTGGGGCTCGCACGACCTGCGTCGTCTGGTCGAACACCCGGTGAATGTGTCTTTGCGGCGTCAGGGGTTTTATGGTCCTTCTGGTCCTGGTGGTCTTTCGACGGTGACTTTGGCAAAGGCTTGTGAGGGCCGCGGTTGGACTCCTCCGCCAAAGCATCATCATCTTCGACCCATTTCTCATCATCTGCGCGCTTTCGCATGTAATCGGTGTAATTGCCGATATAGACGGTGAACCCAGACTCGTTGAGGACGACCACGTGCGTGGCCAGAGCATCGATGAAGTACCTGTCGTGACTGACGCAAAGCAGCGTACCTTCATAATCAGCCAGGGCGTCCTCCAAAACTTCTTTGGACAGGAGGTCCAGGTGGTTCGTTGGTTCATCCATGACAAGCGTATTGGAGCCTTGAAGCATCAATCGACACAATGATAGTCGACTTCGCTCACCGCCGCTGAGATTCGCGACGGGTTTGTTGACGTCTTCACCACGAAACAGGAAACGCCCGAGTGCTGTTCGAACCGCCGTCCGATCAAGGGAGGGATATTCGTCCCAAATCTCCTGTAATACCGTTTTATTGGGGTGCAGATGAGTCTGTTCCTGGTCATAGTAGCCAATATCAACGTTGGTGCCAAACCTGATGGACCCTTGAATCGGCGGCAACTGACCCATCAAGGCTTTTAGGAAACTGGTCTTGCCGATCCCGTTTGGCCCCAGAATCGCCAGTCTCTGGCCACGGGCTACGTACAAGTTGAGGGGACCGGGGAGGGGCTTACCTGGGTAGCCGACGACGACATCTCGAACTTGAAGTACATCTTTGCCAGACGCGCGCACGGCGGTGAACGACAGGGCCATTTTCGGAGTGTTGACGGATGGCTTGTCCAGTCGCGTCATGCGTTCGAGCATCTTGCGGCGGCTTTGTGCCCGTTTGGTCGTGGTCGCGCGCACGATATTCTTCCGGACGAACTCCTCCATGCGTTGAATTTCCTCTTGTTGGGCCTCGTATCGTTTCATGTCCGCCTCGTAACGAGCGGATTTTTCCTCGATGTAATCTGAATAGTTTCCAACGTAACGGGTTGTCTTTCCGTCTTCCAACTCATAGACGACGTTTACAACTTTATTGAGAAAGTACCTGTCATGAGAGACAACCAACAGGGCACCGGCATACGTCTTCAAGTAGTCTTCGAGCCAGGTTAGTGTGTCCGTGTCCAGGTAATTCGTGGGTTCGTCAAGGACCAATACATCCGGTTCCGTCGCAAGCAGCCGTGCCAGGGAGAGACGTGTCTTTTGACCACCACTGAGCACCGACACGGGCAGCTGACGCATCTCTGGCGGAAACTGCAACCCGTCAAGTACACGCCGAATCCTCGCTTCCACGGCATAGCCGTTGACTTCCTCAAATTGGCGCAGCAACCGGTCGTATGCACTGGTGATTTCGGCATAGCGACGTTCGTCTTCATAAACTTCTGGATTCGCAATCTCTTGCTGATACGCGCGCAGCGCTGCTTCCATTTTGTAAATCTCGGCAAACGACTGCGCCACGTAATCGTAGACAACCATATCTTTTCCCGCGTCTACGAACTGCGCTACGTAGCCGACCTCAGTGTCTTTTGCGACACTTAAGTCTCCGCCGTCAGGACGGTCCTGTCCGATTAAAATGCGCAACAAGGTGGACTTCCCCGCGCCATTGACTCCGACAAGGGCTACCCGCTCTCCACTTTGAATGACGACAGACGCGTCTGTGAGAACAACGTGTCCCTCAAATTGTTTTGCAATGTGACTTGCTTGCAGAAGTATCATGGTTGTCCCCTTGCACTCATAGACTCTATCGATTGGTTGCGTGGACGTGCACAACCAAGACATTGCGTCCGTTCATCATCACTTCACTCCAGTGTATCTCATCAACGGGACATCGGGCAATGAACCAATCTAACTCGACACGGTGATGTGGGGCTGGTTTGACCGGACAGGGGGAGGCGCTTGAAATGGAACCGGATTTTCCGATGCCACAGGGATATCTCTGGCAATATGAGCTCATTCGCTATGTGCAGCTCTGGCATGCGGCCTGGCTGGAAAAAGTGCTGCATGTGCTGACCGTTATGGGGACAGAACGATTCTACGTATTGGCGTTGCCCATCATTTTCTGGGGCATTAACAAGCGGTTTGGACTACGGCTCGCCTACTCCTTTTTGACCTCCATGTACGTTGGAAATTGGTTGAAAGACGCATTTGCGGTCGTTCGACCGATTGGCATTCCGGGCATTCATTCCGCTTACACAGAGACGAGCAGCGGATACGCATTGCCAAGCGGTCATGCTCAGGGCGGAGCCACGTTTTGGGGTCTGCTTGGATTGTGGGTTCGCAAGACCTGGTTCTGGTTGATCGTTATTGTTCTCGTCTTTGGCATCGGGTTCTCTCGCGTGTACTTTGGACTACACTGGCCGCTTGACGTCATTGTCGGATGGATACTGGGATTCGTATTTGCTTTTTTGTTCTGGTGGATTGGACAGTGGTGGACGTACCGTCAGTACCCGTTCAACGTAAGGATGACGTTTGCTGCAGCGATTCCTCTCGTCATGCTGATTGTCCACACCGGCCCGACCTCCGCCGAGTATGCCATGCTGCTGCTTGGCATTGGTGTCGGAGCTGTCCTTGAGGAGCGCTGGCTTGGCCTTGAACTTGCTCACGACTGGTGGCGTCGTGTTTGTGCGGTTGTTATCGGCATCGCGGGGCTGATTGCGTTACAATGGTTGATAAAGTGGCCTGTCGATGTCGTCGTCTGGCGCCTGGTGCGGGACCTTCTGATTGGTTTGTGGGGCACACTCGGTGCACCCTACGTGTTTGCGAGCTGTGGCCTGTACCGTAAAGTGGAAAGCAACTAGACAATTCATGGAGAGGAGTCGAGTGCGCTGGTCGGGAACACAACATGGGACGAAGAAATCTCCAAGAAGAAGCAGGGGTTGCGTAAGCGGTTTATTGATGTTCGCGGCCAACTGGCCGACTCTGTGCGAAAGCAGAAGGATGAGCAACTGTCGACTCAACTGACCGACTATCTTCTCGGAGTGGTTACGTCGGATAAAGTCGTCGCGCTGTATCGTGCATTTCGCAGTGAAGCGGACATCTGGTCTTGCACAGCGCCCCTGTTTCAGGCGGGATGGCGCGTCGTGGTGCCCATCACAGATACAATTGCAAAACAATTGCGATTTGCAGAAGTTACACCGCACACTGTGTGGCGTCGCGGAGTGCTCGGAATCTCCGAGCCGGCGCTGGAGGCAGATGCTTCGGGGAGAGTAACCTATTTCAACAGCAACGAAATCTCCGTCTTTTGTGTTCCTGGGCTCTCCTTCACAGAGACTGGATTACGACTCGGGTACGGTGGTGGTTACTACGACCGTTTGTTCGCGCAACCGCAAGTTACAGGACGTCGGATTGGTATCGCATATGAGTGCCAGGTCACGGAAGAACTTCCTTCACAGACGCATGACATACGCATGAATGCCCTCGCTACGGAAGAGGGAATCCGCCCTTGTCTGTAGCACTTGTGTTGGCGGGAGGTCAGAGCCGTCGAATGGGGACTGACAAGCTGAGTCTGCATTTGACGAAAGACGCATCCTGCGTCGAGTCGAACCCTGTGGCACAGTCGAGTGTTGTCACCATTCTTGAGCACGTTTCAGCGGTATGTAAAACCATCGCGGACGAAGTCTGGTTGCTCACATCTCCTGATACCGAACGAGTTGTGAGCAAACTTGCAAAGAACGGACAAGCTGTTTCGCATATCGTGAGAAAGCAAGGCCATACTTCGCCCGTTACGCAGCAGGACCTGGCTCACGCCGCGCAGCAGGACCTGGCTCACGTCACACAGCAGCACGCAGGCCGCGTCCGAGTGGTTGCAGACGATGAGTTTTATGCAGGACCGCTTCGTGCACTCGCGCATGCCTGGTCGCTCCTTCGCGAGCAGTCTGCGACTTCCGAGGCGATGCTGACGCAGGCAGACTCGTACGTATTTATCGTTGCTGGAGATTTGCCGGGCTTGACGTCGGAAGTCCTGATTGCGTGCAAATCGAAACTTGACCAAGGGACAGATGACGTCGATGCCGTGCTCGTTACGCGCGACGGCATGTTGCAGCCGCTGCTTGGATGTTACCGGCTTCGTGCGGGGCGCGTGTTTGTCAACGCATTGGATGAGGGGGAGAAGCGGATTCTCCCGGCTCTTCGAGAGTTGTGTGTTGAAACCGTGTCCCCGGAGGACTGTCACTGGCCCGAGTGGTGGACAAGACCTGTGCACACACCCGGTGACTATGAGGACTGGCTAATGGCTAGAGGGAGCGCAAAGTAACAGACGACGGCAAACCACCGGTTGTGTACAGTCAGAGGGCTTGCAGATGGTTCGGAGCTAAACCTTGCTCAATAGATGCAGAGCCTATGACGTGCAAGACGAGCAAATTTCGCCCAACAGGAGGGGAGTAGACATGGTAAAGAGGGAGATACCCGTTGAGCAAGCGATTGGCATGGCACTTGCTCATGACTTGACCCGTATTGTTCCAGGTGAATTCAAAGGACGAGCTTTCGCAAAGGGACACATCATTCATGAAGAGGATGTGCCTGTCCTGCTTGATATCGGTAAACGCTTCATCTACGTGCTTGAAATCGGGGATGACGAGTTGCACGAGAACGACGCCGCTACGCTGATGGCAGAAGCACTGGCTGGGGATGGTCTGGAGTGGGGCGATGTACACGAAGGCAAAGTGGTGCTCAAAGCAGGTACAGACGGTATGCTCTGGGTCAATCGTGACGCGGTAACGGAGATGAATCTGACGGACGGGATTTCAATTACCACACGTCCTTCCCTCATTCACGTCAACAAAGGCACCTCTGTCGCTGGCGTTCGTCCCATTCCGCTCGTTATTGAGCGCAGCAAGGTCGACCGGGTCGTAGAGATTGGCAATGGT
The Alicyclobacillus curvatus genome window above contains:
- a CDS encoding sigma 54-interacting transcriptional regulator, whose product is MTSNPQRPLTPPVHSPGFWNVVYTFILSHIDEGIHAIDADGITQVYNRKMAELEAMNPKDVLYLPISDVFRFSENEDSTLLRALREGKSVQNVRQTYFNNTGRAITSVNDTFPLIQDGKVFGAVEIAHDVTSMEQVLQSSLPRPLQFTFERIIGRHPSFLEVLEHARRTARTMSSVLIVGETGTGKELIAQSIHQASPYASGPFISQNCAALPESLIEGLLFGTVRGAFTGAIDRPGLIEQADGGTLLLDELNALSPSLQAKLLRVLQDKLVRRVGATKDKSVNVRVIATINEDPIDAIAANRLRKDVYYRLGVVTLFLPPLRERRSDIPILVEHFIQKYNQLFHLDVKGVDAALLQKFLAYAWPGNVRELEHAIEGAVNLMDEGSIISESVLPFHIRRRLAPEDNGQGSFIQQHGDNNVDPLLSEAAPRQANESSVAENWDMTDMLDTEESTRSGPVAADLHTQLERYERNYIQEVLARSNGNISQAARDLGLSRQNLQYRLRKLNLR
- a CDS encoding ornithine--oxo-acid transaminase, with protein sequence MTQTASMIELEAQYGAHNYHPLPIVLVKGEGVWVEDPDGNRYMDMLSAYSALNQGHRHPKIIEALVRQAERITLTSRAFHNDKLGPFYEKLAEITQKDMILPMNTGAEAVETAIKAIRRWAYDIKGVPANQAEIIIASGNFHGRTTTIISFSSDPEYQRGFGPLTPGFRIIPYGDIEALRGAISQNTAAFLVEPIQGEAGINIPPQGFLRAAYDLCKENEVLFVADEIQTGLGRTGKMFACDWESIVPDMYIIGKALGGGVIPVSAVAADHDILGVFEPGSHGSTFGGNPLGCAVALAALEVIEDERLPERSNELGNYFLGKLKSLSNPEIKEVRGRGLFIGIELTTKARPYCERLKEEGILAKETHENTIRFAPPLTIEKEELDWAFERIAKVLG
- a CDS encoding ABC-F family ATP-binding cassette domain-containing protein → MAKQFEGHVVLTDASVVIQSGERVALVGVNGAGKSTLLRILIGQDRPDGGDLSVAKDTEVGYVAQFVDAGKDMVVYDYVAQSFAEIYKMEAALRAYQQEIANPEVYEDERRYAEITSAYDRLLRQFEEVNGYAVEARIRRVLDGLQFPPEMRQLPVSVLSGGQKTRLSLARLLATEPDVLVLDEPTNYLDTDTLTWLEDYLKTYAGALLVVSHDRYFLNKVVNVVYELEDGKTTRYVGNYSDYIEEKSARYEADMKRYEAQQEEIQRMEEFVRKNIVRATTTKRAQSRRKMLERMTRLDKPSVNTPKMALSFTAVRASGKDVLQVRDVVVGYPGKPLPGPLNLYVARGQRLAILGPNGIGKTSFLKALMGQLPPIQGSIRFGTNVDIGYYDQEQTHLHPNKTVLQEIWDEYPSLDRTAVRTALGRFLFRGEDVNKPVANLSGGERSRLSLCRLMLQGSNTLVMDEPTNHLDLLSKEVLEDALADYEGTLLCVSHDRYFIDALATHVVVLNESGFTVYIGNYTDYMRKRADDEKWVEDDDALAEESNRGPHKPLPKSPSKDHQDQKDHKTPDAAKTHSPGVRPDDAGRASPTAETRHVRSADLRKARDRVTLVEEKIEDIETRLNQLGEEMTEAAVNQNVDLTLALQKELDALNQMHAEQLTLWEKYAAELEELESYLP
- a CDS encoding phosphatase PAP2 family protein, translating into MEPDFPMPQGYLWQYELIRYVQLWHAAWLEKVLHVLTVMGTERFYVLALPIIFWGINKRFGLRLAYSFLTSMYVGNWLKDAFAVVRPIGIPGIHSAYTETSSGYALPSGHAQGGATFWGLLGLWVRKTWFWLIVIVLVFGIGFSRVYFGLHWPLDVIVGWILGFVFAFLFWWIGQWWTYRQYPFNVRMTFAAAIPLVMLIVHTGPTSAEYAMLLLGIGVGAVLEERWLGLELAHDWWRRVCAVVIGIAGLIALQWLIKWPVDVVVWRLVRDLLIGLWGTLGAPYVFASCGLYRKVESN
- a CDS encoding 5-formyltetrahydrofolate cyclo-ligase — encoded protein: MRKRFIDVRGQLADSVRKQKDEQLSTQLTDYLLGVVTSDKVVALYRAFRSEADIWSCTAPLFQAGWRVVVPITDTIAKQLRFAEVTPHTVWRRGVLGISEPALEADASGRVTYFNSNEISVFCVPGLSFTETGLRLGYGGGYYDRLFAQPQVTGRRIGIAYECQVTEELPSQTHDIRMNALATEEGIRPCL
- a CDS encoding NTP transferase domain-containing protein, with protein sequence MSVALVLAGGQSRRMGTDKLSLHLTKDASCVESNPVAQSSVVTILEHVSAVCKTIADEVWLLTSPDTERVVSKLAKNGQAVSHIVRKQGHTSPVTQQDLAHAAQQDLAHVTQQHAGRVRVVADDEFYAGPLRALAHAWSLLREQSATSEAMLTQADSYVFIVAGDLPGLTSEVLIACKSKLDQGTDDVDAVLVTRDGMLQPLLGCYRLRAGRVFVNALDEGEKRILPALRELCVETVSPEDCHWPEWWTRPVHTPGDYEDWLMARGSAK